One region of Streptomyces rishiriensis genomic DNA includes:
- a CDS encoding Glu/Leu/Phe/Val dehydrogenase dimerization domain-containing protein — MSVPENDQEPAFTVHLNGSGGDVRGWVVVDSLVDGLGMGGVRMTPGVTEEEVAGLARDMTDKFTLAGLRIGGAKGGIVSDGSNREQTFRVFGRTVKPLLHGGIHLGIDMGVTPADRAVFFDEAGYDPRYRLGAPDMPIDWRTYYEPLIDVTGHGVGVAAVTALEASGRTEPARVVVQGFGAVGRSVARFLEDRGHLVVAVADVRGTISADRLPVADLIAVTDEFGEIDRSRLPGHVTVSGEPDAWLDVDADLLVLAAQKHALTAENTHRLRPGLVVEGANLASSPAAREKVAASGAALVPGVIANIGGAGAAALAVTRVVPFDLPADARKEWVFDWVGDRVRQNTRDLLDIASARAGDPLPELLEARRKDRR; from the coding sequence ATGAGTGTGCCGGAAAACGACCAGGAACCCGCGTTCACCGTCCACCTCAACGGCAGCGGTGGCGACGTCAGGGGCTGGGTGGTCGTCGACAGCCTCGTCGACGGTCTGGGCATGGGCGGCGTGCGGATGACGCCCGGGGTCACCGAGGAGGAAGTGGCGGGCCTGGCCCGCGACATGACCGACAAGTTCACGCTCGCGGGCCTGCGCATCGGCGGCGCCAAGGGCGGCATCGTCTCCGACGGCAGTAACCGCGAGCAGACGTTCCGCGTCTTCGGCCGCACCGTCAAACCGCTGCTGCACGGCGGCATCCACCTCGGCATCGACATGGGCGTCACCCCCGCCGACCGGGCCGTCTTCTTCGACGAGGCCGGCTACGACCCGCGCTACCGGCTCGGCGCCCCCGACATGCCGATCGACTGGCGCACCTACTACGAGCCCCTGATCGACGTCACGGGGCACGGAGTCGGAGTCGCGGCGGTCACCGCCCTCGAGGCGAGCGGCCGTACGGAGCCGGCCCGGGTCGTGGTGCAGGGCTTCGGCGCGGTGGGCCGCTCGGTCGCCCGGTTCCTGGAGGACCGCGGGCACCTCGTCGTGGCCGTGGCCGACGTGCGGGGCACCATCAGCGCGGACCGGCTGCCGGTGGCCGACCTGATCGCCGTCACCGACGAGTTCGGGGAGATAGACCGGTCCCGGCTGCCCGGGCACGTCACCGTCTCCGGCGAACCGGACGCCTGGCTCGACGTCGACGCCGACCTGCTGGTCCTCGCCGCGCAGAAGCACGCCCTCACCGCCGAGAACACGCACCGGCTGCGGCCGGGACTGGTGGTCGAGGGCGCGAACCTCGCCTCCAGCCCAGCGGCACGGGAGAAGGTGGCCGCCTCAGGCGCCGCGCTGGTCCCCGGCGTGATCGCCAACATCGGCGGAGCCGGGGCAGCCGCCCTGGCCGTCACCCGGGTCGTCCCCTTCGACCTCCCGGCGGACGCCCGCAAGGAGTGGGTGTTCGACTGGGTGGGCGACCGGGTACGGCAGAACACCCGCGATCTGCTCGACATCGCCTCCGCCCGGGCCGGCGACCCGTTGCCCGAGCTGCTCGAGGCCCGCCGGAAGGACCGCCGATGA
- a CDS encoding AMP-binding protein, producing MSATTGTSGRAAGTETETFAGGSTGRAPKVVTTARTSEAATAAGTARASTTGTAAGPPETAATTGTAGTSATGRTVPAGASSGERGADYRRHGWWREETFLDDLRRHAREHPRRLAVAGRRVAESRTDTLDYAELARLTDRFALALLELGVRRGDFVAVQLPNRWEMVPLIFACMRVGAVICPISPICPEDELRHRLGLTEAKVCVTLPQWAGTPLADIVTRLRDELPALEHVMVVDGPVPEGARSFADHFVAVEREQRPDAGDLESPSGLDGLALTADEPFVVLFTSGTTGASKGVLHSQNTVHSAVRGYVDAFGPGDDWVAAVSTPLVHYSGFAQGVLGSVLLGGTVAFQDERRNEALLDLVERYGATLLYGPPATLVDVTASQRADRRDTSTLRHVVIGSAQVLRELADDVHESLGARTYSLWGMSENGPVTMTRPTDPTDWAAHSNGSAIDAMELRIDPSDIGDGGRDVVGRLRVRGASLALGYHRREDAFEAELDADGWFDTGDLARDDGRGGIRIIGRARDAILRDGLVAPVTELESVIAGHPQVVEAALVGLPSARTAAAAGAETGTGDRVEDICAVVVPNGATGPSLDEVRAHVRKAGHDSRFLPDRVELLPALPKTLTGKVRKAELRRRYTPA from the coding sequence ATGAGCGCGACGACCGGGACGTCCGGGCGGGCGGCGGGTACCGAGACCGAGACCTTCGCAGGCGGTTCAACCGGCCGGGCTCCCAAGGTAGTCACTACCGCCAGGACATCCGAGGCGGCTACGGCGGCCGGCACTGCCCGGGCTTCCACGACGGGTACGGCCGCCGGGCCCCCCGAGACGGCCGCGACCACCGGGACCGCCGGGACGTCGGCGACCGGACGCACCGTACCGGCAGGCGCGTCGAGCGGGGAGCGGGGAGCGGACTACCGTCGCCACGGCTGGTGGCGGGAGGAGACCTTCCTCGACGATCTGCGCCGGCACGCGCGTGAGCACCCGCGTCGGCTCGCCGTCGCGGGGCGCCGCGTCGCCGAGTCCCGCACCGACACGCTCGACTACGCCGAACTGGCCCGGCTCACCGACCGGTTCGCCCTCGCCCTGCTCGAACTCGGCGTACGTCGGGGTGACTTCGTGGCCGTGCAGCTCCCCAACCGCTGGGAGATGGTGCCGCTGATCTTCGCCTGCATGCGCGTCGGCGCCGTCATCTGCCCGATCTCTCCCATCTGCCCGGAGGACGAGCTGCGGCACCGACTCGGCCTCACCGAGGCCAAGGTGTGCGTCACTCTCCCGCAGTGGGCGGGCACACCGTTGGCGGACATCGTCACGCGGTTGCGGGACGAACTCCCCGCTCTCGAGCACGTGATGGTGGTCGACGGCCCGGTGCCCGAGGGCGCGCGCTCCTTCGCCGACCACTTCGTGGCCGTCGAACGGGAACAGCGTCCGGATGCCGGCGACCTCGAGAGCCCGAGCGGCCTGGACGGCCTGGCACTGACGGCCGACGAACCGTTCGTGGTCCTGTTCACCTCCGGCACCACCGGCGCCTCCAAGGGCGTCCTGCACAGTCAGAACACGGTCCACTCCGCCGTACGCGGATATGTCGACGCCTTCGGGCCCGGCGACGACTGGGTGGCCGCCGTGTCCACGCCGCTCGTCCACTACTCGGGCTTCGCCCAGGGCGTCCTCGGAAGCGTGCTGCTCGGTGGCACCGTCGCCTTCCAGGACGAACGCAGGAACGAGGCGCTGCTCGACCTGGTGGAGCGCTACGGCGCCACGCTCCTGTACGGGCCACCGGCGACGCTCGTGGACGTGACCGCGTCACAGCGCGCCGATCGACGCGACACGAGCACCCTGCGCCATGTGGTGATCGGTTCGGCGCAGGTCCTCCGGGAACTGGCCGACGACGTCCACGAGTCGCTCGGCGCACGCACCTACTCGCTCTGGGGCATGTCCGAGAACGGCCCGGTGACCATGACCCGGCCGACGGACCCCACGGACTGGGCGGCCCACAGCAACGGCAGCGCCATCGACGCCATGGAGCTGCGCATCGACCCGTCCGACATCGGCGACGGCGGACGCGACGTGGTGGGCCGCCTCAGAGTGCGCGGCGCGTCGCTCGCGCTCGGCTACCACCGCCGCGAGGACGCGTTCGAGGCGGAACTCGACGCGGACGGCTGGTTCGACACCGGCGACCTCGCCCGGGACGACGGCCGCGGCGGCATCCGCATCATCGGCCGGGCACGTGACGCCATCCTCCGCGACGGCCTGGTCGCTCCCGTGACGGAGCTGGAGTCGGTCATCGCCGGCCACCCGCAGGTCGTCGAGGCGGCACTGGTGGGCCTGCCGTCCGCGCGGACGGCAGCGGCGGCGGGAGCCGAGACCGGAACCGGGGACCGAGTCGAAGACATCTGTGCCGTCGTGGTGCCCAACGGCGC